The following are encoded in a window of Flavobacteriales bacterium genomic DNA:
- a CDS encoding SDR family oxidoreductase, which yields MTKGWDLKGKRALITGGTRGIGAATVELFMDLGADTLAVGRTASDHPDRIAADIRTQAGREAIVQEVARRWGALDILVNNAGTNIRKPWVALGAEEERTVLETNLLGPASLARMLHPLLRAGHAPSVVNVASVAAHVDVGSGSAYAMSKAGILGLTRSLAAEWAADGIRVNAVSPWYIRTPLTAPVLSDQQRLARILERTPLRRVGSPEEVASAIAFLAMDRSGFIHGHDLVVDGGFLASGM from the coding sequence ATGACGAAAGGCTGGGACCTGAAGGGCAAACGCGCTTTGATCACAGGGGGTACGCGCGGCATCGGTGCGGCCACGGTGGAACTGTTCATGGACCTTGGTGCTGATACGCTCGCCGTGGGGCGGACGGCATCGGACCATCCCGATCGCATCGCTGCGGATATCCGCACCCAGGCCGGACGGGAAGCCATCGTTCAGGAGGTCGCCCGTCGCTGGGGCGCGCTGGACATACTGGTGAACAACGCGGGTACCAACATTCGCAAACCCTGGGTGGCCCTGGGGGCGGAGGAGGAACGCACCGTGTTGGAGACCAACCTCTTGGGACCCGCGTCGCTGGCCCGGATGCTGCATCCGCTGTTGCGTGCTGGCCATGCTCCAAGTGTGGTGAATGTGGCGAGTGTCGCGGCCCATGTGGACGTGGGCAGCGGTTCGGCCTATGCCATGTCCAAGGCGGGGATCCTGGGTCTTACCCGCAGCCTGGCCGCGGAGTGGGCCGCTGATGGCATCCGGGTGAACGCGGTCTCACCTTGGTACATCCGTACACCACTCACAGCGCCGGTCCTTTCGGACCAGCAGCGACTGGCCCGCATTCTGGAACGGACCCCGCTGCGACGCGTGGGTTCCCCGGAGGAGGTGGCATCGGCCATCGCCTTCCTGGCCATGGACCGCAGCGGCTTCATCCACGGGCACGACCTGGTGGTGGATGGGGGCTTCCTCGCCAGCGGGATGTGA
- a CDS encoding sodium:solute symporter: MHWIDALVLLSTLGFIVGYGVWKTRRGATSDSYLRGGSDNRWWAVGLSVMATQASAITFLSTPGQGFLDGMGFVQFYFGLPLAMVVINLVFIPLYYKWKVFTAYEFIGKRFDGRARLLTAGLFLIQRSLAAGITIYAPSIILSKVLHWPLSWTCVFIGVLVIIYVTTGGARAVGVTQKQQMAVMFLGIFTAFGLVVHYLSDSIGFGESLALARDLGKMDIIDTSFDPGSRYNLWSGLIGGFFLQLAYFGTDQSQVQRYLGGQSIRQARLGLWMNGLLKIPMQFFILLTGVLVFVFYLFHGAPIHWNKANVDGMPEVEQLEAEYVDTRAAMETSARSWVEAHRQGRTMDITRRVNGLLDAMGRDEALREQYRAKIRATLPAAESNDKDYIFITFIMDHLPIGVIGLLLAMIFSAGMSSTAAELSALATTSTVDVVRKERTDHEQVIATKWATVLFGVMALAFAAIFSLFDNLIQAVNILGSLFYGTILGIFLVAFFLKWVQGTAVFVAALIAQAVILYVHFSHIELAFLWYNLLAPAIVVVLAVLLQALLPAREKVRDPSMRHPGGS, translated from the coding sequence ATGCACTGGATAGACGCCTTGGTCCTGCTCTCCACGCTGGGCTTCATCGTGGGCTACGGCGTGTGGAAGACGCGGCGGGGTGCCACGAGCGACAGCTATCTGCGCGGGGGCAGCGACAACCGCTGGTGGGCGGTGGGTCTCAGCGTAATGGCCACGCAGGCCAGCGCCATCACCTTTCTCAGCACGCCGGGCCAAGGGTTTCTTGATGGGATGGGCTTCGTGCAGTTCTACTTCGGACTGCCGCTGGCCATGGTGGTGATCAACCTCGTGTTCATTCCCCTCTACTACAAGTGGAAGGTCTTCACCGCGTACGAATTCATCGGCAAGCGCTTCGATGGGCGGGCGCGGCTGCTCACGGCGGGCCTGTTCCTGATCCAGCGCAGCCTGGCGGCGGGCATCACCATCTACGCGCCCAGCATCATCCTGAGCAAGGTGCTGCACTGGCCGTTGAGCTGGACCTGTGTCTTCATCGGCGTGCTCGTGATCATCTATGTGACCACCGGTGGTGCGCGTGCCGTGGGCGTTACCCAGAAACAGCAGATGGCCGTGATGTTCCTGGGGATCTTCACCGCCTTCGGGCTGGTGGTGCACTACCTGAGCGATTCGATCGGTTTCGGCGAAAGTCTGGCGTTGGCCAGGGACCTGGGGAAGATGGACATCATCGATACCAGCTTCGACCCCGGCAGCCGCTACAACTTGTGGAGTGGGCTGATCGGTGGCTTCTTCCTGCAGCTGGCCTACTTCGGCACCGACCAGAGCCAGGTGCAGCGCTACCTGGGCGGGCAGAGCATCAGGCAGGCGCGCCTCGGCCTGTGGATGAACGGCCTGCTGAAGATCCCCATGCAGTTCTTCATCCTGCTCACGGGCGTGCTGGTGTTCGTGTTCTACCTATTCCACGGGGCACCCATCCACTGGAACAAGGCCAATGTGGACGGGATGCCGGAAGTGGAGCAATTGGAGGCCGAATATGTGGATACCCGGGCCGCCATGGAGACCAGTGCGCGGTCCTGGGTGGAGGCACATCGGCAAGGCAGGACAATGGACATCACTCGGCGGGTGAACGGACTCTTGGACGCCATGGGTCGCGACGAAGCGCTCCGGGAGCAGTACCGCGCAAAGATCAGGGCCACCCTCCCCGCCGCCGAATCCAATGACAAGGACTACATCTTCATCACCTTCATCATGGACCACCTGCCCATCGGGGTGATCGGCTTGCTGCTGGCCATGATCTTCAGTGCGGGGATGAGCAGCACGGCCGCCGAGCTGAGCGCACTGGCCACGACAAGTACGGTGGACGTTGTCCGCAAGGAGCGCACGGACCACGAGCAGGTGATCGCCACCAAGTGGGCCACGGTGCTTTTCGGGGTGATGGCCCTGGCCTTCGCGGCCATTTTTTCCCTGTTCGATAACCTGATCCAGGCGGTGAACATCCTCGGTTCACTCTTCTATGGGACCATTCTGGGCATCTTCCTGGTGGCCTTCTTTCTGAAATGGGTGCAGGGCACGGCGGTCTTCGTGGCGGCACTCATCGCCCAAGCGGTGATCCTGTACGTCCACTTCTCGCACATCGAGCTGGCCTTCCTGTGGTACAACCTGTTGGCCCCGGCGATCGTGGTGGTGCTGGCGGTGCTGCTCCAGGCCTTGCTGCCCGCCCGTGAAAAGGTCCGGGATCCATCGATGCGCCACCCGGGAGGGTCGTGA
- a CDS encoding T9SS type A sorting domain-containing protein: MVRTLLAPALLLMIAPSALLAQGTYDASFVRYKGLRYICDGVFTPVVTIKNTGTAAMGSCVVDTWKNGLHVNSFNWQLAVEAQPDESRNPALPAMNGVQVGDELEFHIMTVNGFPDEDAVGNTLTLVVDEEPPTADSYLVQVVIPAAAATTTTWRVLNALGQPVVQGGPYPAAADQEQWVMLDPSACYALEVLGSENCEARLYSEGQEVLAASCGKGGIDSYGFLTGTLQGIASGTMNEELLLAPNPTSGTVRLHAGQRLVGSQHVLLHDAMGRVVRTNRITVSADGTAWLDLYGVSDGTYVLRILGADGLGASARVVVLR; encoded by the coding sequence ATGGTCCGCACGCTACTTGCACCGGCACTCCTGCTGATGATCGCACCATCCGCCCTGCTGGCACAAGGAACCTATGACGCCTCATTCGTACGCTACAAGGGTCTGCGCTACATCTGCGACGGCGTCTTCACGCCGGTGGTGACGATCAAGAACACGGGCACGGCCGCCATGGGCAGTTGCGTGGTGGACACCTGGAAGAACGGCCTGCATGTCAACTCCTTCAACTGGCAGCTGGCCGTTGAGGCCCAGCCGGACGAGTCGCGCAACCCGGCACTGCCTGCGATGAACGGTGTTCAGGTGGGCGATGAGTTGGAGTTCCACATCATGACGGTGAACGGCTTCCCGGACGAGGATGCCGTGGGCAATACGCTTACCCTGGTGGTGGATGAGGAACCGCCCACGGCGGACAGTTACCTGGTGCAGGTGGTGATCCCCGCCGCCGCCGCGACCACCACCACGTGGCGGGTGCTCAATGCGTTGGGGCAGCCCGTGGTGCAGGGTGGGCCCTATCCGGCCGCCGCCGATCAGGAGCAATGGGTGATGCTGGATCCATCGGCTTGCTACGCCTTGGAAGTGCTGGGAAGCGAGAATTGCGAGGCCCGCCTCTACAGCGAGGGACAGGAGGTGCTGGCCGCCTCATGCGGCAAGGGAGGGATCGACAGCTATGGATTCCTCACGGGCACCTTACAGGGGATCGCGTCAGGAACGATGAACGAGGAGCTCCTACTTGCACCGAATCCCACGAGCGGGACGGTACGACTCCATGCGGGCCAGCGTTTGGTCGGATCACAACACGTGCTGCTGCATGATGCGATGGGTCGTGTGGTGCGGACCAACCGGATCACTGTCTCCGCCGATGGCACGGCATGGTTGGACCTGTACGGGGTATCCGATGGCACCTATGTCCTGCGGATCTTGGGGGCCGACGGTTTGGGCGCTTCCGCCCGCGTTGTGGTGTTGCGCTGA
- a CDS encoding ATP-binding protein, with protein MPIIPVRIAIVGPESSGKTTLAEQLMFRGIGGLINDATREYLDELERPYTEEDLLEMAQGHAQWFGDAAGLAEEHHQAIHGKDTIARRAPRKPTLFDTDILNIKIWSQEKFGRVHPEIERLVRELKYDLRLLCRPDIPWEPDPLRENPLDRDRLFAVWEREMKAYGFPYVIIEGDPEERVQKAVDVVEALMRGAAS; from the coding sequence ATGCCCATCATTCCTGTTCGTATCGCCATCGTGGGCCCAGAAAGCAGTGGCAAGACCACCCTTGCGGAGCAGTTGATGTTCCGAGGTATAGGCGGCTTGATCAATGACGCCACGCGGGAATACCTGGACGAGTTGGAGCGGCCCTACACCGAGGAGGACCTGCTGGAGATGGCCCAAGGCCATGCCCAGTGGTTCGGCGATGCGGCCGGTCTCGCCGAGGAGCACCACCAGGCCATCCATGGCAAGGACACCATCGCCAGGCGCGCTCCCCGCAAGCCGACCCTCTTCGATACCGACATCCTCAACATCAAGATCTGGAGCCAGGAGAAGTTCGGTCGCGTGCATCCGGAGATCGAGCGGCTGGTGCGCGAGCTGAAGTACGACCTGCGCCTGCTGTGCCGTCCGGACATCCCCTGGGAACCCGACCCGCTGCGCGAGAACCCGCTCGACCGCGACCGCCTGTTCGCCGTGTGGGAGCGGGAGATGAAGGCGTATGGCTTTCCATACGTGATCATCGAAGGGGACCCTGAGGAACGCGTACAGAAGGCGGTGGATGTGGTGGAGGCATTGATGCGCGGGGCGGCGAGTTGA
- a CDS encoding tetratricopeptide repeat protein, which produces MRRALLLLTFTLVLVAHGRSQSDSLWNVWQDAAMPDSSRLHAIQQLAWKNVFERPDSGIALARQQLEFARRSGFRQQEYEAHTTLAVGSTLRSDYAEAMEHLRHGLRIAREIGDRRREANAHSNMSNVYRNLGDLPRALEALQSSMRIDLVLGNQEGLAGTYSNIGNIHAELGDLDLALENYQRSASLAEELDSDRIRAQAHMNLGATWLRKERPDTAIAELDRALAIYRTMGRKLEMGMAWNNLGRAWGQLGRMKEAHASLDSALVLLTGVGSGRQIARNWMNRGELYRLEGRPTRTIDACGQGLRIALEQRLPQQEMECRQCLMQAHEALGDYRQAFLEQRRYMALNDSLETLNNSREVTRLEVTRVFQERMLTDSLDNVRQRFEQDLAFQEHLGREKLRRNAFLFSGIGILAFSIGLWARLRHVRRSRAAIQHERDRSEHLLLNILPAQVAEELKAHGSAEAKQIDQVTVLFTDFKGFTAISEQVSPKRLVHDLHECFSAFDRICEKHGIEKIKTIGDAYMAAGGLPVPNDTHARDAILAALEMRDFIAAGKARKIAAGLPYFEIRIGIHTGPVVAGIVGVKKFQYDIWGDTVNTASRMESSGEVGQVNISEATYALVKEVVSSQLSVVRGDNGSRTTANQRPTTPAFMFTPRGKVRAKGKGELEMYFVERTALT; this is translated from the coding sequence ATGCGGCGCGCGCTCCTCCTCCTCACCTTCACGCTGGTCCTGGTCGCCCATGGGCGATCCCAGTCCGATTCCCTCTGGAATGTCTGGCAGGACGCCGCGATGCCCGACAGCAGCAGGCTTCACGCCATCCAACAACTCGCTTGGAAGAACGTCTTCGAACGGCCGGACAGTGGCATCGCGCTGGCCCGACAGCAACTGGAATTCGCCCGGCGCAGCGGCTTTCGCCAACAGGAATACGAGGCCCATACCACCCTGGCGGTGGGCAGCACCCTGCGCAGCGATTATGCGGAAGCGATGGAACACTTGCGCCATGGGCTGCGCATCGCGCGCGAGATCGGAGACCGGCGTCGCGAGGCGAACGCGCACAGCAACATGAGCAATGTGTACCGCAACCTGGGCGACCTGCCCAGGGCGCTGGAAGCGTTGCAGAGCAGCATGCGCATCGACCTGGTGCTGGGCAACCAGGAAGGGCTGGCCGGCACCTACAGCAACATCGGCAACATCCATGCGGAGCTCGGCGATCTGGACCTGGCACTGGAGAATTACCAGCGAAGCGCCAGCCTGGCTGAGGAACTCGACAGCGACCGCATCCGGGCCCAGGCGCACATGAACCTGGGCGCCACCTGGCTGCGCAAGGAGCGCCCGGACACCGCCATCGCTGAACTTGACAGGGCGCTGGCCATCTACCGCACCATGGGCCGCAAGCTGGAAATGGGCATGGCCTGGAACAACCTCGGGCGTGCCTGGGGCCAATTGGGCCGGATGAAGGAGGCGCACGCGAGCCTCGACTCCGCGTTGGTGCTGCTCACCGGCGTGGGCAGCGGCCGGCAGATCGCCCGCAACTGGATGAACCGCGGTGAGCTGTACCGATTGGAAGGACGTCCTACGCGTACCATCGACGCATGCGGCCAAGGCTTGCGCATCGCGCTGGAACAAAGGCTGCCCCAACAGGAGATGGAATGCCGGCAATGCCTCATGCAGGCCCATGAGGCGCTGGGCGACTACCGCCAGGCCTTCCTGGAGCAACGCAGGTACATGGCACTGAATGACTCCCTGGAGACCTTGAACAACAGCCGCGAGGTGACCCGCCTGGAAGTGACGCGCGTGTTCCAGGAGCGCATGCTCACCGACAGCCTGGACAACGTGCGGCAGCGTTTCGAACAGGACCTCGCCTTCCAGGAGCATTTGGGCCGGGAGAAATTGCGACGCAACGCTTTCCTGTTCTCCGGGATCGGCATCCTCGCCTTCAGCATCGGACTCTGGGCCAGGCTCAGGCACGTGCGCCGCTCCCGCGCCGCCATCCAGCACGAACGCGACCGCAGCGAACATCTGCTGCTCAACATCCTGCCAGCGCAAGTGGCCGAGGAACTCAAGGCCCATGGCTCGGCCGAGGCCAAGCAGATCGACCAGGTCACCGTGCTCTTCACGGACTTCAAAGGCTTCACGGCGATCAGCGAACAAGTGAGTCCGAAGCGACTCGTCCATGACCTGCACGAGTGCTTCAGCGCCTTCGACCGCATCTGCGAGAAGCACGGCATCGAGAAGATCAAGACCATCGGTGATGCGTACATGGCGGCGGGGGGATTACCCGTGCCCAACGACACCCACGCTCGAGACGCCATCCTCGCGGCACTGGAAATGCGCGATTTCATCGCTGCGGGCAAAGCGCGCAAGATCGCCGCGGGCCTCCCCTACTTCGAGATCCGCATCGGTATCCACACCGGCCCCGTGGTAGCGGGCATCGTGGGCGTGAAGAAGTTCCAGTACGACATCTGGGGCGATACGGTGAACACCGCCAGCCGCATGGAGAGCAGTGGTGAGGTGGGGCAGGTGAACATCAGCGAGGCCACCTATGCGCTGGTGAAGGAAGTTGTCAGTTCTCAGTTGTCAGTTGTCAGAGGGGACAACGGCAGCCGGACAACTGCCAACCAACGACCGACAACTCCCGCGTTCATGTTCACCCCACGCGGCAAAGTGCGGGCGAAAGGAAAGGGCGAACTGGAGATGTACTTCGTGGAGCGGACCGCGCTCACGTAA
- a CDS encoding TonB-dependent receptor has product MKTLYTLFAAALLALSTHAQTRLTGTITGENDAPLDGVTLIVGDEQRFGTSTDREGRFAIGGMRPGALRLRLSYIGYLPVDTLIELASGNNTFSLRMRPNLVLMREAEVTALRAGDRAPFAVSKVTREELDRINTGVDLPILLDLQPGVVTTTDAGTGIGYTGLRIRGSDATRINVTLNGVPINDPESQSVFWVNMPDLASGLEDIEIQRGVGTSTNGPGAFGASINMRSAAIHKEAFGEISAFGGSFNTRRYNARFGTGLMGADSKAGAFSIDGRLSTISSDGYIDRATADLRSYQFQAAWLGKKRSLRFFTMSGKEVTYQAWEGVPREVLDTNRTFNPYSYDNQVDDYQQTHYQLLFDQQVGDHGTLNITLFRVLGAGFFEQYRANDRLSNYGIAPIVVGDTTITRSDLIRRRWLDNTLDGVNATYEQCLGAHKLVLGGSYSHYSNDHFGEVIWARWAGDSDIRQRYYDNNGTKTDGNVFAKFNYVLNDRIDLFADAQYRMVTHDFLGFNNDLENVTQQADWNFFNPKAGVQWKAHEGGRVYASVAVGGREPNRRDLIESSPQSRPTPERMTDYELGYERRSGRLAAGVNLYYMDYTDQLVLTGELNDVGYPLRTNVAESYRAGAEFTWAAQLTRALVWRGNAAFSSNRIKGFTEFLDDWDNGGQVEVEVGETDIAFSPSIVAGSELAYRFVDKPEKLRGDVAFVTKYVGEQYLDNTAIRDRMLDPFLVNDLRFNVTLLGFKNMRSVDFNLTLRNLFSELYENNGWVYSFIEGGTRQDMVGLFPQAPFHVLGGLVVRW; this is encoded by the coding sequence ATGAAGACCCTGTACACCCTGTTCGCGGCCGCTCTGCTGGCCCTTTCCACGCACGCCCAAACACGCCTCACCGGCACCATCACCGGCGAGAACGATGCACCCCTCGATGGCGTCACTCTCATCGTGGGCGATGAACAACGCTTCGGCACCAGCACCGACCGCGAAGGCCGCTTCGCCATTGGCGGGATGCGGCCGGGCGCACTTCGCCTTCGTTTGTCGTACATCGGCTATCTGCCGGTGGATACACTGATCGAGCTGGCCTCCGGGAACAACACCTTCAGCCTGCGCATGCGCCCGAACCTGGTGCTGATGCGCGAGGCCGAGGTGACCGCCCTGCGCGCCGGCGATCGTGCACCCTTCGCCGTGAGCAAGGTGACGCGCGAGGAGCTGGACCGCATCAACACCGGCGTGGACCTCCCCATCCTGCTGGACCTGCAGCCCGGTGTGGTCACCACCACCGATGCGGGCACCGGCATCGGTTACACCGGACTGCGCATCCGCGGCAGCGACGCCACGCGCATCAATGTCACCCTCAACGGCGTGCCCATCAACGACCCCGAGAGCCAGAGCGTGTTCTGGGTGAACATGCCCGACCTGGCCAGTGGCCTGGAGGACATCGAGATCCAGCGCGGCGTGGGCACCAGCACCAACGGTCCCGGCGCTTTCGGGGCCAGCATCAACATGCGCAGCGCGGCCATCCACAAGGAAGCCTTCGGTGAGATCAGCGCCTTCGGAGGCAGCTTCAACACGCGGCGCTACAACGCGCGTTTCGGCACGGGGCTCATGGGCGCTGACTCCAAGGCGGGCGCGTTCAGCATCGATGGCCGCTTGAGCACCATCAGCAGCGACGGCTACATCGACCGCGCCACCGCCGACCTGCGCAGCTACCAGTTCCAGGCCGCATGGCTCGGCAAAAAGCGCTCGCTGCGTTTCTTCACCATGAGCGGCAAGGAAGTGACCTACCAGGCCTGGGAGGGTGTGCCACGCGAGGTGCTCGACACCAACCGCACCTTCAATCCCTACAGCTACGACAACCAGGTGGACGACTACCAGCAGACGCATTACCAATTGCTCTTCGATCAGCAGGTGGGCGATCACGGCACGCTCAACATCACGCTGTTCCGTGTGCTGGGTGCGGGCTTCTTCGAGCAGTATCGTGCGAACGACCGCTTGAGCAACTACGGCATCGCGCCGATCGTTGTCGGTGACACCACCATCACGCGCAGCGACCTGATCCGCCGGCGCTGGCTGGACAATACGCTGGATGGTGTGAACGCCACCTACGAGCAGTGCCTCGGTGCGCACAAGTTGGTGCTCGGCGGCAGCTACAGCCATTACAGCAACGACCACTTCGGCGAGGTGATCTGGGCGCGCTGGGCGGGTGATAGTGACATCCGCCAGCGCTACTACGACAACAACGGCACCAAGACTGATGGCAACGTCTTCGCCAAGTTCAACTACGTGCTCAACGACCGCATCGACCTCTTCGCCGATGCACAGTACCGCATGGTCACGCACGACTTCCTGGGCTTCAACAACGACCTGGAGAACGTGACGCAGCAGGCCGACTGGAACTTCTTCAACCCCAAGGCCGGTGTGCAGTGGAAGGCGCACGAGGGCGGCCGGGTCTATGCCAGCGTGGCCGTTGGTGGCCGCGAACCCAACCGTCGTGACCTGATCGAAAGCAGCCCGCAGAGCCGCCCCACACCCGAGCGGATGACCGACTACGAGCTGGGCTATGAGCGCCGCAGCGGCCGCCTCGCCGCCGGGGTGAACCTCTACTACATGGACTACACCGATCAGCTCGTGCTTACCGGCGAACTGAACGATGTGGGCTACCCGCTGCGCACCAACGTGGCCGAGAGCTATCGCGCCGGTGCCGAGTTCACCTGGGCGGCCCAACTCACCCGCGCGCTGGTATGGCGTGGCAACGCGGCCTTCAGCAGCAACCGCATCAAGGGCTTCACCGAGTTCCTCGACGACTGGGACAACGGCGGGCAGGTGGAAGTGGAGGTGGGCGAAACGGACATCGCCTTCTCGCCATCGATCGTCGCAGGCAGCGAGCTGGCCTATCGCTTCGTGGACAAGCCGGAGAAGCTGCGCGGCGACGTGGCCTTCGTGACCAAGTACGTGGGCGAGCAGTACCTGGACAACACCGCCATCCGCGACCGCATGCTGGACCCCTTCCTGGTGAACGACCTGCGTTTCAACGTCACGCTGCTCGGCTTCAAGAACATGCGCTCGGTGGACTTCAACCTCACCCTGCGCAACCTCTTCAGTGAGCTGTACGAGAACAACGGCTGGGTGTACAGCTTCATTGAAGGCGGAACACGGCAGGACATGGTGGGCCTGTTCCCACAGGCGCCCTTCCATGTGTTGGGCGGGTTGGTGGTGCGGTGGTGA
- a CDS encoding geranylgeranylglyceryl/heptaprenylglyceryl phosphate synthase → MGHVSQRILSARADGGKLLAVLIDPDFGQDEGTLERTVQNACMAKADLIFVGGSLLTSASFDHCVALVKRWSTRPVVLFPGSPAQLSGHADAVLFLSLISGRNPELLIGHHVSAAPTVKALGLEAIPTGYMLVDGGHSTTAHYVSQSMPIPHDKPGIAAATALAGGLLGLRTIYLDTGSGAQRTVSPDMIAAVRRTVDLPIIVGGGIRTAEQARRLCEAGADVLVVGTAFEEDPEHVFAMSEAVHG, encoded by the coding sequence ATGGGGCACGTATCGCAGCGCATCCTGTCGGCCAGGGCCGATGGCGGCAAACTGCTGGCCGTGCTGATCGATCCGGACTTCGGACAGGACGAGGGCACCCTGGAGCGTACCGTGCAGAACGCCTGCATGGCCAAGGCCGACCTGATCTTCGTGGGGGGCAGCCTGCTCACGTCAGCCTCCTTCGATCACTGTGTGGCCCTGGTGAAACGGTGGAGCACCAGGCCCGTGGTGCTTTTCCCCGGCAGCCCGGCGCAACTCAGTGGTCATGCCGATGCGGTCCTTTTTCTATCGCTGATCAGTGGCCGCAATCCCGAATTGCTCATCGGTCACCATGTTTCGGCCGCACCCACGGTGAAAGCGTTGGGCCTGGAAGCCATCCCCACCGGCTACATGCTGGTGGATGGTGGCCACTCCACCACGGCGCACTACGTGAGCCAGAGCATGCCCATTCCGCACGACAAGCCCGGCATCGCGGCGGCCACGGCCCTGGCGGGTGGGTTGCTGGGCCTGCGCACCATCTACCTGGATACCGGCAGTGGCGCGCAGCGCACCGTTTCGCCGGACATGATCGCCGCTGTGCGCCGGACGGTGGACCTGCCGATCATCGTGGGCGGCGGCATCCGCACGGCGGAACAAGCGCGGCGGCTTTGTGAAGCGGGGGCCGATGTGCTGGTGGTGGGCACGGCCTTCGAGGAAGATCCCGAGCACGTCTTCGCGATGAGCGAGGCAGTGCACGGGTAG
- a CDS encoding T9SS type A sorting domain-containing protein: MKKTLLACLLIGGAALAQAQRTPGHVKLMQPLEFDMNRGTDTVYSSVWDNPDTQPVIYGVTPPPEGPGGYILGTNGYGDLSKVQAFLVDGALLVDEIIYWFGAVSAISGNPNSHIKSRLYNMNGPGTTASSTALNDYPFAPGTILASQNVPATDLQYDPDGNYTPTSVFFNPAVQVGTEFAAGFEFGSLASQDTAALVSTLDGVVEFGEFCWEQWDNGNWFTLPGAGWGGGSFDVDAFILVVVTPTVGIGENWMMNNMRMTFLNGNLNNGTPVLLQYDVVQDGRMTLVVHNAKGQVMHEQAMGNQAVGTYNLTLDTQSWANGNYYVTLRNNGLPLTMRLVVAK, from the coding sequence ATGAAGAAGACGTTACTCGCCTGTCTCCTGATCGGTGGGGCCGCGTTGGCACAAGCCCAACGTACGCCCGGCCACGTGAAGCTGATGCAGCCTCTGGAGTTCGACATGAACCGCGGCACTGACACCGTGTATTCCTCGGTGTGGGACAACCCCGACACCCAGCCGGTGATCTACGGTGTGACCCCTCCGCCCGAAGGTCCTGGCGGTTACATCCTGGGCACCAATGGTTATGGTGACCTGAGCAAGGTCCAGGCCTTCCTGGTGGACGGTGCTCTGCTGGTGGATGAGATCATTTACTGGTTCGGTGCTGTGAGCGCCATCTCAGGCAACCCCAACTCGCACATCAAGTCCCGCCTGTACAACATGAACGGACCGGGTACCACCGCGAGCTCCACGGCCCTGAATGACTATCCCTTCGCGCCTGGCACCATTCTGGCCAGCCAGAACGTGCCCGCTACGGACCTTCAGTATGATCCCGATGGCAACTACACCCCCACCTCGGTGTTCTTCAACCCCGCGGTGCAAGTGGGTACGGAGTTCGCCGCCGGTTTCGAGTTCGGTTCCCTGGCCTCCCAGGACACCGCCGCGCTGGTGAGCACCCTCGATGGTGTGGTGGAGTTCGGTGAGTTCTGCTGGGAGCAGTGGGACAACGGCAACTGGTTCACCCTGCCCGGCGCTGGCTGGGGCGGTGGTTCCTTCGATGTGGATGCCTTCATCCTGGTGGTGGTGACCCCCACGGTGGGCATCGGCGAGAACTGGATGATGAACAACATGCGCATGACCTTCCTCAACGGCAACCTGAACAACGGCACCCCGGTGCTGCTGCAGTATGACGTGGTGCAGGATGGCCGCATGACGCTTGTGGTGCACAACGCCAAGGGCCAGGTGATGCATGAGCAGGCCATGGGCAACCAGGCCGTCGGCACCTACAACCTGACCCTGGATACCCAGAGCTGGGCCAACGGCAACTACTACGTGACCCTGCGCAACAACGGTCTGCCCCTGACCATGCGCCTGGTGGTGGCGAAGTAA